The genomic DNA GGTTTGAAAGCAAGGGCTTAACAGAAGATAACTACTATCTGGTTGTTGGCCGCTTTGTTCCAGAGAACAACTACGAGAGCATGCTTCGGGAGTTCATGAAATCTGATTCCAACAAAGATTTTGCTTTGATAACCAATGTTGAGGAAAATAGTTTTTACGAGCGCTTGAAGCAGGAAACGGGTTTTGACAAGGATAGTCGCATTAAGTTTGTGGGAACGGTCTATGACCAAGAATTGCTCAAATATATCCGGGAACACGCTTTTGCCTATTTTCATGGGCATGAAGTTGGAGGAACCAATCCTTCGCTTCTTGAGGCTCTTGCCTCAACGAAGTTAAATCTTCTCTTGGATGTCGGCTTCAATAGAGAGGTGGCAAGAGATGGGGCATTCTACTGGAAAAAGAATGAGCTTCACGAAGTCATCAACAAGGTAGAAGGGCTAACTCAGCAAGACATCGCCGAGAAAGATAAGATTTCAACTGAACAGGTTACGACTCGTTTTAGTTGGGAACTGATTGTTGAAGCATACGAGCAATTATTTGAGGAGAAAAGTTAATGAAACGTGTTATCACATACGGTACATTTGATTTATTGCATTACGGCCACATCAATCTCTTAAAGCGGGCAAAAGCTTTAGGAGATTATCTTATTGTTGCCATTTCAACAGATGAGTTCAATTGGAATGAAAAACAGAAGAAGTGCTACTTTACCTATGAGCAGCGCAAAGCCTTGGTAGAGGCTATTCGATATGTTGACTTGGTTATCCCTGAAGAAA from Streptococcus oriscaviae includes the following:
- the tagD gene encoding glycerol-3-phosphate cytidylyltransferase, translated to MKRVITYGTFDLLHYGHINLLKRAKALGDYLIVAISTDEFNWNEKQKKCYFTYEQRKALVEAIRYVDLVIPEENWEQKKEDVKKYQADTFVMGNDWEGKFDFLSDEGVEVVYLERTPEISTTQIKSDLNKK